The following are from one region of the Ruficoccus sp. ZRK36 genome:
- a CDS encoding MFS transporter, with product MRPEPAVAPTLADGADRAVAKTTYFYDRWRGFFYGLLEPGWVTFSLLIAIRYFDMPVYLKALLPAATFIGLLLNTFTIAACGRTGKPTSWLISIIMILCALCISGAMIAPTLALFLAFFMAANILFVQNPPLLVQIYSANYRPGERGTKVSTAFILLAMGAICAGWLGGEALDRDITYFPIILAGMAAVCVVSSFIVRRIPSQPLDRKANANPFKSLSVMWKDKLFGWLLLCWMVIGTSNLMTIPLRIEYMADPRYGINATNFEIALVTFIVPMIIRMLSTKVWGFLFDKINFIVWRVCINACFFTGFLIYFNSHSLPLLGLGMAFIGAAMGGGAIGWTLWVTKLAPSSEVSKYMSAHTALTGLRGTLAPFIGYWVLAHLDPHLLSYVCAGGMILASTMFALAWKSPRMRAA from the coding sequence ATGAGACCCGAACCCGCCGTTGCCCCTACCCTTGCTGACGGGGCGGACCGGGCCGTGGCCAAGACCACGTACTTCTACGACCGCTGGCGGGGCTTTTTTTACGGGCTGCTGGAGCCGGGCTGGGTCACCTTTTCCCTGCTGATCGCGATCCGGTACTTTGACATGCCGGTCTATCTGAAGGCGCTGCTCCCGGCGGCGACGTTTATCGGGCTTCTGCTGAATACCTTCACCATCGCGGCATGCGGACGCACCGGTAAGCCCACCTCGTGGCTGATCTCGATCATCATGATCCTGTGCGCCCTGTGTATCAGTGGAGCCATGATCGCGCCCACCCTGGCGCTGTTTCTGGCCTTCTTCATGGCGGCCAATATCCTCTTTGTGCAAAACCCGCCGCTGCTGGTTCAGATTTATTCGGCGAATTATCGGCCCGGCGAGCGCGGCACCAAGGTGTCCACGGCCTTCATCCTGCTCGCCATGGGGGCTATCTGCGCAGGTTGGCTCGGGGGGGAGGCTCTCGACCGTGACATCACGTATTTCCCGATTATTCTGGCCGGGATGGCGGCGGTCTGCGTGGTCAGCTCGTTCATCGTGAGGCGCATCCCCTCGCAGCCGCTGGACCGCAAGGCCAACGCCAACCCCTTCAAGAGCCTGTCCGTGATGTGGAAGGACAAGCTCTTCGGCTGGCTGCTGCTGTGCTGGATGGTGATCGGCACCAGTAACCTGATGACGATCCCCCTGCGCATCGAGTACATGGCAGACCCGCGCTACGGCATCAATGCCACGAACTTCGAGATCGCGCTGGTGACCTTTATCGTGCCGATGATCATCCGCATGCTCAGCACGAAGGTCTGGGGTTTTCTTTTCGACAAGATCAACTTCATCGTCTGGCGCGTGTGCATCAACGCCTGCTTCTTTACCGGCTTCCTCATCTACTTCAACAGTCACTCGCTCCCGCTCCTCGGACTGGGGATGGCCTTCATCGGGGCGGCGATGGGCGGTGGTGCCATCGGCTGGACCCTCTGGGTGACGAAGCTCGCCCCCTCCAGTGAAGTCTCCAAGTACATGAGCGCCCACACCGCACTGACCGGCCTGCGGGGCACGCTCGCCCCCTTTATCGGGTACTGGGTGCTCGCCCACCTCGATCCGCATCTGCTCAGCTACGTCTGCGCAGGGGGCATGATCCTGGCCAGCACGATGTTTGCACTCGCCTGGAAGTCTCCCCGCATGCGGGCAGCATGA
- the hemA gene encoding glutamyl-tRNA reductase — protein MQAADNPRLFLLGSSHRTASLEVRETFALNTDSAQALYERLRQDAGLSECLILNTCNRVEIYGVADAVGSREQLEESLRRSHGFDTSAFLKHGFWLTGEEVVQHAFEVAAGLDSQMVGETEILGQLKSSYAGASGAAATGPVLNRLFQKSFQAAKWARTHTGIGRGQISVGNVAAELAQRVCGDLKDASVLLVGTGEVAEKTVQALVSRGASRVTVAGRNLIKARELADAFQGPCMSISDVPRVLAFHDIVICSTASTEPLLRKDEVAPALRQRPTRPLFAIDLALPRDIEGSVGKLSNVYLYNLDDLAAIANENLKARQAEVEKARHALLERAAHLWGHLCSRPS, from the coding sequence ATGCAAGCCGCTGACAATCCCCGGCTTTTTCTGCTCGGCAGCTCGCACCGGACAGCATCGCTGGAAGTGCGGGAAACCTTTGCGCTCAACACAGACTCAGCCCAGGCCCTCTACGAACGACTCCGCCAGGATGCCGGCCTGAGCGAGTGCCTCATCCTCAACACCTGCAACCGTGTCGAAATCTACGGCGTGGCCGACGCAGTCGGCAGCCGCGAGCAGCTGGAGGAATCCCTGCGCCGCTCGCATGGCTTCGACACCTCGGCCTTTCTCAAGCACGGGTTCTGGCTCACGGGCGAGGAAGTCGTGCAGCATGCCTTTGAGGTCGCCGCCGGGCTGGACTCCCAGATGGTCGGCGAGACCGAAATCCTCGGGCAGCTCAAGAGCTCCTATGCCGGGGCCTCCGGGGCAGCCGCCACTGGCCCGGTGCTGAACCGGCTCTTCCAGAAAAGCTTCCAAGCCGCCAAGTGGGCGCGCACCCACACCGGTATCGGGCGCGGCCAGATCAGCGTCGGTAATGTCGCTGCCGAGCTTGCCCAGCGTGTCTGCGGCGACCTCAAGGACGCCTCTGTCCTGCTCGTCGGGACCGGCGAGGTCGCCGAAAAGACCGTGCAGGCCCTTGTCAGCCGAGGTGCTTCCCGCGTCACCGTAGCGGGGCGAAACCTGATCAAGGCCCGGGAGCTGGCAGACGCCTTTCAGGGGCCGTGCATGAGTATCTCGGATGTGCCGCGCGTATTGGCATTTCATGACATCGTGATCTGCTCGACCGCCTCGACCGAACCCCTGCTGCGCAAGGACGAAGTCGCCCCCGCCCTGCGTCAGCGCCCCACCCGTCCGCTTTTCGCCATCGACCTGGCCCTGCCGCGTGACATCGAGGGCAGCGTCGGCAAGCTCAGCAACGTCTACCTCTACAACCTCGACGACCTCGCCGCCATCGCCAATGAGAACCTGAAAGCCCGGCAGGCCGAAGTCGAAAAGGCCCGCCACGCCCTGCTCGAGCGCGCCGCGCATCTCTGGGGCCACCTGTGCTCGCGGCCCAGCTAA
- a CDS encoding LON peptidase substrate-binding domain-containing protein, with translation MSMQVDIPAEIPVMTLPDVVLFPHAMLPLYIFEPRYRQMLQDVLKNDRLFVVAGQDSEKERATGEFEPPFGIASVGIIRASHLNEDETSNLIIQGLARVRIQQIISEDPYRMVRIEPLATEPGAQQDSLNADRARLTELLLAHAKLGGEVPDEVMDFLGSLGDDDTFLDLAAFALCPDDREKQRLLETLSTAERFRHFHSVLQRANENLVIEHKLRGDLPDDRIELN, from the coding sequence ATGAGCATGCAGGTGGACATTCCCGCCGAGATCCCCGTCATGACGCTGCCGGATGTGGTGCTGTTTCCGCATGCGATGTTACCGTTGTATATTTTTGAGCCGCGCTACCGGCAGATGCTTCAGGATGTGCTCAAAAACGACCGGCTCTTTGTCGTGGCCGGACAGGACTCCGAGAAAGAACGCGCCACCGGGGAGTTCGAGCCGCCCTTTGGCATCGCCTCTGTCGGCATCATCCGTGCCAGCCACCTGAACGAGGACGAGACCTCGAACCTGATCATCCAGGGGCTGGCCCGCGTCCGCATCCAGCAGATCATCTCCGAGGATCCGTACCGGATGGTGCGGATCGAGCCGCTGGCCACCGAGCCCGGCGCCCAGCAGGACTCTCTCAATGCCGACCGTGCCCGCCTGACCGAGCTGCTCCTGGCCCACGCCAAGCTCGGGGGCGAAGTCCCCGACGAGGTGATGGACTTCCTTGGCTCACTCGGCGACGACGACACCTTTCTGGATCTGGCCGCCTTTGCGCTGTGCCCGGACGACCGTGAAAAACAGCGCCTGCTCGAAACGCTCAGTACCGCCGAGCGCTTCCGGCACTTCCACTCGGTGCTTCAGCGCGCAAATGAGAACCTCGTCATCGAGCACAAGTTGCGTGGCGACCTGCCCGACGATCGCATCGAGCTGAACTAG
- the recF gene encoding DNA replication and repair protein RecF (All proteins in this family for which functions are known are DNA-binding proteins that assist the filamentation of RecA onto DNA for the initiation of recombination or recombinational repair.), whose product MKLLRLHAENFRNIEQAALSFEKTSTFLLGRNGQGKTNLLEAAGMVTALRSFRTTETRALIRHHQRQARLFVVCEREGEGTSEITLGFSSSGKDIQCDGEKVTRLADFLGRFPTVTLSSEDIQLIRGGPALRRRFLDMTLSSMRADYFEALRRYHRALKERNQLLKTGTGPREAELSAFDKALAPAAVTVCRLRREGVEALGRDLRAAYAVISDGAEEPELRYRPESVFEDTESALKCLRENRTADLMLKSTQRGPHRDDLDLRVGGRKAREYASEGQQRSLVVSLRLAQMASFEQSSGVRPVIMADDVLGELDPPRRERFWRAIGPDRQIIATGTEPPPAGERDWDILHVADGAFSRSDS is encoded by the coding sequence ATGAAACTGCTCAGGCTCCATGCGGAGAACTTCCGCAATATCGAACAGGCGGCGCTGAGCTTTGAAAAAACCAGCACCTTTCTGCTCGGGCGTAATGGCCAGGGAAAGACGAACCTGCTGGAGGCCGCGGGGATGGTCACCGCGCTGCGTTCATTTCGGACCACGGAGACGCGCGCGCTCATCCGCCACCACCAGCGACAGGCCCGGCTCTTTGTCGTCTGCGAGCGCGAGGGCGAAGGCACTTCCGAGATTACGCTCGGCTTTTCCTCATCTGGAAAAGACATCCAGTGCGACGGCGAGAAGGTCACCCGCCTGGCAGACTTTCTGGGGCGCTTCCCGACGGTGACGCTCTCCTCTGAGGACATCCAGCTCATCCGTGGCGGCCCGGCTCTGCGCCGCCGCTTTCTGGACATGACGCTCTCGTCCATGCGGGCCGATTACTTTGAGGCACTGCGGCGCTATCACCGCGCCCTGAAGGAGCGCAACCAGCTGCTCAAGACCGGTACCGGCCCGCGTGAGGCCGAGCTGTCCGCTTTTGATAAGGCACTGGCGCCGGCCGCTGTCACCGTCTGCCGCCTGCGCCGCGAGGGCGTCGAGGCTCTGGGGCGTGACTTGCGCGCTGCCTATGCGGTGATCAGTGACGGAGCCGAGGAGCCGGAGCTGCGCTATCGGCCGGAGTCCGTCTTTGAGGATACGGAGTCCGCGCTTAAGTGCCTGCGCGAGAACCGGACCGCGGACCTCATGCTCAAGTCCACCCAGCGCGGCCCGCACCGCGACGATCTGGACCTGCGCGTGGGGGGCCGAAAGGCTCGCGAATACGCCTCCGAGGGGCAGCAACGTTCGCTCGTGGTCAGCCTGCGTCTGGCGCAGATGGCCAGCTTTGAGCAAAGCTCGGGTGTGCGCCCGGTCATCATGGCTGATGACGTGCTGGGGGAGCTGGACCCGCCCCGGCGTGAACGCTTTTGGCGGGCGATCGGGCCGGATCGCCAGATCATCGCTACCGGTACGGAGCCTCCTCCGGCAGGCGAACGCGACTGGGACATCCTGCATGTCGCCGACGGGGCCTTCTCGCGCAGCGACAGTTAA
- a CDS encoding LysM peptidoglycan-binding domain-containing protein, translating into MGKIWFALAVVLFSLVGCSDKSSFEVVPERDEKHFNRGQIKLSEQRYDEALDAFLKVIEKRKEAPESHLEAGRLYQDFLGDPVAAIYHYRKYLEYQPDSDQAPLVKQMIESAKKDFARQLPGQPYNDEVERLDLLEIIESVRAENLELKRQLAGARARVEQLEGVAVTAPSFSSASTSTTTSRSSTPTTTTRTAPTTTTSRPVSTASRPSAAPAASASTSGMRMYTVQEGDTLSRISSKFYGTPARWQDIFNANRDIMASPHSLRLGQQIKIPPQ; encoded by the coding sequence ATGGGAAAAATCTGGTTTGCCCTGGCCGTCGTCCTATTCTCGCTGGTGGGTTGCTCCGACAAGAGCAGCTTTGAAGTCGTGCCCGAGCGGGACGAAAAACACTTCAACCGTGGGCAGATCAAGCTCAGCGAGCAGCGCTACGATGAGGCGCTGGACGCCTTTCTGAAGGTGATCGAGAAGCGTAAGGAGGCCCCGGAGTCTCACCTTGAGGCCGGTCGCCTGTATCAGGACTTCCTCGGTGATCCCGTAGCCGCGATCTACCACTACCGCAAGTATCTGGAATACCAGCCCGACAGCGATCAGGCCCCGCTGGTCAAGCAGATGATCGAGTCCGCGAAAAAGGACTTCGCCCGGCAACTGCCCGGTCAGCCCTACAACGACGAGGTCGAGCGCCTGGACCTGCTGGAGATCATCGAAAGCGTCCGTGCTGAAAACCTTGAGCTCAAGCGCCAGTTGGCCGGAGCCCGCGCCCGCGTTGAGCAGTTGGAGGGGGTCGCCGTCACCGCGCCATCCTTCTCCTCAGCCAGCACCTCCACCACGACGAGCCGCAGCTCGACACCCACTACGACCACTCGCACGGCTCCTACGACGACAACCAGCCGACCGGTCAGCACCGCCTCCCGGCCGAGCGCGGCCCCAGCCGCATCCGCCAGTACCAGCGGGATGCGCATGTACACCGTGCAGGAGGGGGATACACTCTCTCGCATCAGCTCAAAGTTTTATGGCACGCCAGCCCGCTGGCAGGACATCTTTAACGCCAACCGCGATATCATGGCCAGCCCTCACTCCCTCCGCCTCGGCCAGCAGATCAAAATCCCGCCACAGTAG
- a CDS encoding secondary thiamine-phosphate synthase enzyme YjbQ, whose protein sequence is MAVYTKMLSLRTSGQGTYEFTDEITDALRGSGLREGTVTVFCCHTSCSLVIMENADPSARHDLHYFLNKLVPTDDPHYTHTLEGPDDMTSHIKMALTRTAEVVPFVDGRLCLGTWQGVYLWEHRDASHSRRIVLSFQGE, encoded by the coding sequence ATGGCGGTATATACGAAAATGCTCAGCCTGCGTACGAGCGGGCAGGGGACTTATGAGTTTACGGACGAGATCACGGATGCGCTGCGGGGCAGTGGCCTCCGGGAGGGCACGGTGACGGTCTTTTGCTGTCACACCAGCTGCAGCCTCGTCATCATGGAAAACGCCGACCCCTCCGCGCGGCACGACCTCCACTACTTTTTAAACAAGCTCGTGCCGACCGACGACCCGCACTACACGCACACGCTGGAGGGGCCCGACGACATGACCAGCCACATCAAGATGGCGCTCACGCGCACGGCCGAGGTCGTTCCCTTTGTGGATGGGCGCCTGTGTCTGGGGACCTGGCAGGGTGTATACCTCTGGGAGCACCGCGACGCCTCACATTCCCGCCGGATCGTCCTCAGTTTTCAGGGAGAGTAG
- a CDS encoding sulfite exporter TauE/SafE family protein, producing MDISDLTANQWMLGIAGALFMGMGKGGLPGLGNVAIWFYATAFGAKPSVGILLPVLICGDMVATIAYRRHADFKQVFRLMPWSMVGVVIGTLLFGWIPADVFAQVIGGLLLFMTALHFFRQWLMRKKEEGHDDPVPHKMWFFGSVGALGGVATMLANAAGPIASFYFMAIKLPKLAFIGTTAWYFMLINVFKLPFQAGVNNLNLSSLKISLCFGVFAVAGGFIAPHVVKYIPQKAYNTVIWTLIIVASLSLIVG from the coding sequence ATGGATATTTCCGATCTCACCGCTAACCAGTGGATGCTGGGCATCGCCGGAGCCCTTTTTATGGGCATGGGTAAGGGCGGGCTGCCCGGCCTGGGTAACGTCGCCATCTGGTTTTACGCGACGGCCTTCGGGGCCAAGCCCTCGGTGGGCATCCTGCTGCCCGTGCTGATCTGTGGCGATATGGTGGCTACGATTGCCTACCGGCGGCATGCGGACTTCAAGCAGGTGTTCCGGCTGATGCCGTGGAGCATGGTCGGCGTGGTCATCGGCACGTTGCTGTTTGGGTGGATCCCGGCGGATGTCTTTGCGCAGGTCATCGGCGGGTTGCTGCTGTTTATGACGGCGTTGCACTTCTTTCGCCAGTGGCTCATGCGTAAGAAAGAGGAGGGTCACGACGACCCCGTCCCGCACAAGATGTGGTTCTTTGGGTCAGTGGGTGCGCTCGGTGGGGTGGCGACGATGCTGGCCAATGCCGCAGGGCCGATTGCCTCGTTTTACTTCATGGCGATCAAGCTGCCGAAGCTGGCCTTCATCGGGACGACCGCCTGGTACTTCATGCTGATCAATGTCTTCAAGCTGCCGTTTCAGGCCGGGGTCAACAACCTGAACTTGTCCTCGCTCAAGATCAGCCTGTGCTTCGGAGTGTTCGCGGTAGCGGGCGGTTTTATCGCCCCGCATGTGGTCAAATACATCCCTCAAAAAGCCTATAATACCGTTATCTGGACGCTGATCATCGTGGCCTCCCTCTCGCTCATCGTAGGCTAG
- a CDS encoding cysteine desulfurase family protein, which yields MSYFDNNATTRMDAVAEKAWMDANREFWHNPSSPYSAAARAHNKLEDARQRLAQMMDADPKQIVFNSGATEGNNALFQFFQRFDPQGRVIVSAVEHPCVLASARTCFPNQCDILPVNAQGVVDIDGLENLLKKGGVALVSVMAANNETGAVQPWPEVVKLCRKWGVPCHLDAAQWIGKRTCAGMGRADFVTGCAHKFGGPKGVGFIKISDAFNDFQCFQGGGQEDGHRAGTENIPGILAMVAQLEARERALEETATAWVVGRQIFEHTVKDIVPGARVVCEKADRLGNTSCLIMPKFPNARWVTVLDRLGFQVGRGSACGTGKAAPSHVLAALGLSGEEAKRAVRVSAGWDTTPDDWKGLANAFATAFKKLRAEQDAPSNSTVISI from the coding sequence ATGAGCTACTTTGACAACAACGCGACGACCCGCATGGACGCTGTGGCCGAAAAGGCCTGGATGGACGCCAACCGCGAGTTCTGGCACAACCCGTCCAGCCCGTACAGCGCGGCCGCCCGCGCCCACAACAAGCTGGAGGATGCCCGGCAGCGCCTGGCGCAGATGATGGACGCCGACCCGAAGCAGATCGTGTTCAACTCCGGGGCAACTGAGGGGAACAACGCGCTTTTCCAGTTCTTCCAGCGCTTCGATCCGCAGGGGCGTGTGATTGTCTCCGCCGTCGAGCACCCCTGTGTGCTGGCCAGCGCGCGCACCTGCTTCCCGAATCAGTGCGACATCCTCCCGGTCAATGCGCAGGGCGTGGTGGATATTGACGGGCTGGAAAACCTTTTGAAAAAGGGCGGCGTCGCGCTCGTCTCCGTCATGGCTGCCAACAACGAGACCGGGGCCGTGCAGCCCTGGCCCGAGGTGGTCAAACTCTGCCGCAAGTGGGGCGTACCCTGCCACCTCGATGCGGCCCAGTGGATCGGTAAGCGCACCTGCGCGGGCATGGGCCGGGCGGACTTCGTGACCGGCTGCGCGCACAAGTTCGGCGGCCCCAAGGGCGTCGGCTTTATCAAGATTTCCGACGCTTTTAACGACTTCCAGTGCTTCCAGGGCGGCGGTCAGGAGGACGGCCATCGCGCCGGCACCGAGAATATCCCCGGCATCCTCGCCATGGTCGCCCAGCTGGAGGCCCGCGAACGCGCGCTTGAGGAAACTGCCACGGCCTGGGTCGTGGGACGCCAGATCTTTGAGCACACGGTTAAGGACATCGTGCCGGGTGCGCGTGTGGTCTGCGAAAAGGCTGATCGCCTCGGAAACACCTCCTGCCTGATCATGCCGAAGTTTCCCAACGCCCGCTGGGTCACCGTGCTGGATCGGCTCGGCTTTCAGGTCGGGCGCGGCTCGGCCTGCGGCACCGGTAAGGCTGCCCCCTCGCACGTGCTGGCCGCCCTCGGACTCTCCGGGGAGGAAGCCAAGCGCGCCGTACGCGTGAGCGCCGGGTGGGACACCACGCCGGATGACTGGAAGGGCCTCGCCAACGCCTTTGCCACCGCCTTTAAAAAGCTCCGTGCCGAGCAGGATGCTCCCAGTAACTCGACGGTCATCTCGATCTAA